In Humulus lupulus chromosome 6, drHumLupu1.1, whole genome shotgun sequence, a single genomic region encodes these proteins:
- the LOC133782293 gene encoding cyclin-dependent kinase B2-1-like: protein MLSRDPHVVRLIDVKHGLNKEEKTVLYLVFEYMETDLKKFIRSFRQTTRKVPLDIVKTLMFQLFKGVAFCHGHGILHRDLKPHNLLMEQKTLMLKIADLGLARAFTVEITSHFCLSLHLALASSGVSDLLRWCSFSFWVNSVLLLLLSPAKQRIEEGSLSKIENRRTRQWLLYFLFVFVYAMRGL, encoded by the exons ATGCTCTCCAGGGATCCCCATGTCGTCAG GTTAATTGATGTCAAACATGGGTTGAATAAGGAAGAGAAGACAGTTCTGTATTTGGTGTTCGAGTATATGGAGACTGATCTCAAGAAATTCATCCGTTCCTTTCGTCAAACTACAAGGAAAGTCCCTCTCGATATCGTCAAG ACTCTGATGTTCCAACTTTTCAAGGGTGTAGCCTTTTGCCATGGCCACGGGATCTTACACAG GGATCTTAAGCCACACAATCTTCTTATGGAGCAAAAGACGCTGATGCTTAAAATTGCAGATCTTGGGTTGGCTCGAGCTTTTACTGTAGAGATAACATCTCATTTTTGTCTCTCTCTGCATCTCGCCCTTGCCTCCTCCGGCGTCTCCGATCTCCTCCGATGGTGTTCGTTTTCTTTTTGGGTGAATTCTGTTTTGCTTTTGCTTCTAAGCCCTG CAAAACAGAGAATCGAAGAAGGGAGCTTGAGCAAAATAGAGAATCGAAGAACAAGGCAGTGGCTTCTGTATTTTCTTTTCGTGTTCGTTTATGCAATGAGAG GTCTGTGA